The nucleotide sequence AGACCGCAAACAAATTGAATTAGCTCTACATCGCAGCGAAACTTTATTACAAGCATTATTATCGAGTTCTCCCGTTGGTCTTGCCTTTCTGGATCATGATTTACGTTATGTGCACGCGAATGAAGCCTTAGCCATGATTCAGGGCTTACCCTTGAATGAATTAATTGGACAACCTTTAGCGACGGTTTTACCCGAATGGGCGGCTCAAATTACACCGATTTTACGCCAGGTGATTGAGACACAACAACCGTTATTAAATCAACCCTTAAATCTGGAAATTCCTCATGTTAAAACCTTTCAATATAGTTTAGTGAGTTATTATCCCGTAGGTTTACCCAATGGTGAGGTTTTGGGTGTAGGAATGACCGTGATGGATTTGACAGCCCGCAAACGGGCGGAACAGTTGGAACAAGTGTTAGCAGAAGCGAGTTCAGTCTTGGTCAGTTCCTTGAATTCGCGGACAACCTTAATGAATTTAGCCCAATTATTGGTTCCGACTCTAGGCGATTGTTGTTTCTTTGATGTCGCCGGAAGCAATGGTAGTTTACGACGGTTAGCGGTTTATCATCGTGATTCCAGCAAAAATCAACACTTGAGTCAACGTCAAAACTGGGTTCTGACTCTCCATGATCATCATCCCATTGCTCAAGTTTTAGCTCAGGGTCACTCTATATTATTGTCCCAGATTGATCCTGATTGGATCGAAACCATGACGACGGTTCCTGAACAAGTCGAATTTCTGCATATCGTCGCCCCTACCTCTTGGATATCTGTTCCGTTAATTGCTCGCGATCGCAAATTAGGGGCGGTAACGTTTTGTTTAACGGCCCAATCCCATCGTCATTATACCGATGCTGATTTGACTTTTGCTGAAGAATTAGCGTATCGGGCGGCTTTAGCTTTAGATAATATTCAACTGTATCAACAAGCTCAAGATGCGAATCGGATTAAAGATGAATTTCTGGCGGTTTTATCCCATGAATTGCGATCGCCCTTGAATCCGATTTTAGGCTGGGCAAAGTTACTGCGATCTCGAACCTTTGATGCTAACACCACCGACCGAGCATTAGACACCATTGAACGCAATGCCAAATTACAAGCGCAACTGATTGAAGATTTATTAGATGTGTCTCGAATTTTGCGGGGGAAAATGGTGCTGAATGTGGGTACGGTTTCCCTTAGCGAAACAGTAGAAGCTGCCTTAGATACGGTACGATTAGCCGCAGAAGCGAAAAATATTACCTTGGAAACGGTATTTTCTCCCCATATTGGTTTGGTTTGGGGAGACGGAGGACGATTACAACAAGTCATCTGGAATCTGCTCTCCAATGCGGTGAAATTTACACCCGACGGCGGACGGATACAAGTGCGTTTACAGCAAATTGAACATCAAGTTGAAATCCAAGTTGAGGATAATGGACGGGGAATTAATCATCATTTTTTACCCTTAGTTTTTGATTGTTTTCGTCAGGAAGATAGCAGCACCACCCGTCAATTTGGCGGTTTGGGTTTAGGATTAGCCATTGTCCGTCATTTGTGTGAACTGCATGGGGGTACAGTCAGTGTTGAGAGTCCAGGGGAAGGATTAGGGACGACTTTTACGGTGCGTTTACCCCTGATGGAAAATTGTTGTGAATGCTGTGCTAGGGTTGAGGAAACACAAGCAACGGTTAATTTAGAGGGAATGCGAATTTTAGTGGTAGATGATGATGAGGATATGCGAGACTTGATTCAGGTCATCTTAGAACCTCTAGGAGCTAAACTCTTAACAACATCTTCTGCCAGGGAAGCTCTACAAGTTTGGGAGGATTTTCAATCTCTGATGCTGATTTGTGATATTGGAATGCCCGGTATGGATGGTTATATGTTAATGCACAAGATTCGCCAACGTCCTTTAGAAGTTGGGGGACAAATTCCGGCGATCGCATTAACTGCATACACGGGAGAATTTAATCAACGTCGGGCGTTAGCGGCAGGATTTCAGCAGCATCTTTCTAAACCCGTTGATCCTGAACACTTAGTCAAAGCCATCTCCCAATTGTTAACTTAGTTGAGTCTTAATCAGTTATCAGTAGAGACGTGCCATGGCGCGTCTGTACCAGTTATCAGTAATTCCCAATTCGTAATTCGTAATTCGTAATTCGTAATTCCTATGTCACAACCGCTTATTTCTGCAATTATTTGTACCTACAATCGAGAACAATATTTAGGGTTAGCGATTGATAGTTTACTACAACAGGATTTCCCTGAGTTTGAAGTGATTGTAGTAGATAATGCTTCCACGGATGGAACCCGTCAAGTGGTGGAAGCTCGTCTTCCCCATGCCAAATTGCGATATATTTATGAACCGATTACAGGTTTATCCGTAGCCCGGAATACGGGGGCAAAAATTGCTCAAAGTCCGATTCTTGCTTATTTAGATGACGATGCGATCGCCACACCTCAATGGTTAAGGATGTTATATTCAGCTTATGAAAATCATCCGAAACTCGCCATTGCTGGGGGCAAGGTTACTTTGATTTGGCCGGAAGGAATTACTTCCCCACCCTGGTTATCGGATAATTTAGCTGGAAATTTGGGTGCGTATAATTTAGGGGAGCAGTGGGTGGACATTAAAAATCCAGGTTTAACACCGAGAGGATTAAATTATTCCATCCGTCGCAGTTTCTTAGAAAAAATTGGCGGTTTTGATATTAATTTAGGTCGGGTGGGAAAACGATTGTTATCCAATGAAGAATTACAGATGACTGAACTCGCACTCCAAGACGGTTGGCAAGTTGCCTATATTCCTGAAGCCTTAGTCGCCCATCATGTTGCACCGGAACGGGTGAACCGATCTTGGTTTATGGAACGGGGATGGTGGCAAGGCATTAGCGAATGTTATCGCGAACAATTAGCGGGACGAGATGGCATGATCCAACTGGGACGCGGCGGAGAACGCATTCTGCGAGGATTGTACAAAACTATTAAATATTTTGGCAATCCTGCCTTACGATTTGATAATTTCGTGTATGCTTACGGTCAAATTGGCTATCTCGGTGCTGCTATTTCCGGTTTAGTTCGTTCCCCGTCTCAACGAGAAAATCAGCCCTAATTACTTGAATGGGAGTGATCAGAATTTTCAAATCTGATTTGATGAATCTATCCTCGTAGAAATCCTTTGATTTATTGTTAAGTTTAACCATGACTTCTAACTTATCCAAACTTCCTGTTTCTGTCTTAATTCCGGCTCGAAATGAACAAGCAAATTTACCTGCTTGTTTAACGAGTGTTGCTAGAGCCGATGAAATTTTTGTTGTTGATTCCCAAAGTAGCGATCGCAGTGTGGAAATTGCCGAAAATTATGGAGCCAAAGTTGTTCAATTTTATTTTAAAGGGGGATGGCCGAAAAAGAAAAATTGGTCATTAGAAAATTTACCCTTTAGAAATGAATGGGTGTTAATTGTTGATTGTGATGAACGGATTACGCCTGAATCTTGGGATGAAATTGCTGAAGTGATTAAAAACCCAGAATATACGGGATATTATATTAATCGTCGGGTGTTCTTTTTAGGCACTTGGATTCGTCACGGTGGGAAATATCCTGACTGGAATTTACGTTTATTTCAACATAAATTGGGACGTTATGAAAACCTACAAACGGAGGATGTTCCCAATACTGGAGATAATGAAGTTCACGAGCACGTTGTCATGTCTTCGGGGAAAGTGGGATATCTTAAAGAGGATATGCTGCATGAAGATTTCCGAGATTTATTCCACTGGATTGAACGCCATAACCGTTACTCTAATTGGGAAGCACGAGTTTATTATAATCTCTTAACGGGTGCTGATGACAGTAAAACCATTGGAGCCAGTCTCTTTGGTGATTCAGTTAAACGCAAACGTTTTTTAAAGAAAATTTGGGTGAGATTACCCTTTAAACCTCTGTTGCGGTTTATTTTATTCTATTTTATTCAATTAGGATTCTTAGATGGAAAAGCAGGCTACATCTATGGTCGCCTTTTAAGCCAATACGAATATCAAATCGGTGTTAAATTATTTGAATTGCGTAAGTTTGGCGGACAATTAAATGTTACTCCTAAACCCACTCAATCCCCAGTTGAACCTTCTGTTACGACCCATTAATTTTATCCGTAGGGGTGGGGTTCTCCCGCCCAAACTCAATGATTTAAACAGATGACAGAACTAACTTTTGGGGATTTTCAGCATGGAAAAAATAACGTTTGTAGACTTAAGGAAATATGACCAGTCGGATTTTGATCGCGGAAAACCCGGTTGGTTTGTGTTATTTTGGTGGCTGATTCAAGCCGTGACCTTTCCCTTAACGTTACATCCCTTAAATGGGATTCGCTGTCAAATTTTACGATTATTTGGCGCTAAAATTGGTCAAGGGGTGATTATTCGTCCAACAGCCCGATTTACCTATCCTTGGAAAGTCACCATTGGAGATTATAGTTGGATTGGAGATGATGTTGTCTTTTATAGTTTAGATCAAATTACCATCGGCGAACATTGCGTCATCTCTCAAAAAACTTATTTATGTACCGGAAGCCATGATATTAAAACACCGGACTTTCAATTAAAAACGGCTCCGATTATCATTGAAAATGGAGCTTGGGTTGCTACAGATTGCTTTGTCGGCCCTGGGGTTGAAATTGGATCTAATGCAGTGATTGGGGCGCGCAGTAGTGTCTTTAAAAATATGCCTTCGGGCCAAGTTTGTATGGGTTCGCCTTGCCGTCCCTGTTATTCCAGACCCATGAGTTAATCCCTTTCTGCATCAATTTTATAGGGGGGTCGGAGGCAGAGCCTCCGACGGGGGATTCCAATACAACGTATTGGAACAAGGGAATAAAGGATGGGAAAAGGGAATGATAGCATTATAAATGCAAATTGCTATTTATGCAAGCCATCTTTGAGGAATTCAGTTCCGTTTCGTTTCTGAATCACGTTCTAAGGCAAATTGGATTAATTGATGGACTAATTCAGGAAAGGGAACACTTGTAGCAGCCCAAAGTTGGGGATACATACTGGTGGCGGTAAAACCCGGAAGGGTATTAATTTCATTAATCAGAATTTCTCCCGTTTCTTCAACATAGAAAAAGTCAACCCGTCCTAATCCAGAAGCATCAACCGCTAAAAAAGCTTGAATCGCCATCTCTTGAATTTTCTGGGTGATTTCATCGCTAACTTTTGCGGGAATAAATAAATCTGCTTTGCCTTCGGTGTATTTAGTTTCATAATCATAAAAATCGCTATTAAACGTAATTTCTCCCACAACAGAAGCCTTGGGATAATCAGTTCCTAATACCGCGCATTCTAATTCTCTCGCAACCACTCCCGCTTCTACAATAATCCGCCGATCATAACTAGCTGCATTATCTAAAGCGGTTTCTAATTCTTGACGATTTCTAACTTTAGAAATTCCTACCGATGACCCTAAATTAGCGGGTTTCACAAAGCAAGGATAGCCTAATTCAGCTTCTAATTGATCGCATAATTTCGGAAAAATACAAGGGTTAGAATAAATTTGCGATCGCATCACCAACTGATATTTAACTTGGGGTAAACCCGCTTGAGAAAATGCCATTTTCATCGCAATTTTATCCATTCCCATTGCTGAACCTAAAACCCCAGAACCCACAAAGGGAACTTGCATCAAGGTTAATAATCCTTGAATGGTTCCATCTTCTCCATTAGGGCCATGTAGAATTGGAAACCAAACATCAATTTCTGATAAATTAATCGTCCGGGGAATGCGATCACAAGGTTGAGCTTCATCGCTGATCAATAGAGGTTTTCCCGACTCTAAAACCTGTTGAGCGATTTCCCTATCTTTCCAAACCCCATCTTTTTGAATATATACGGGTAGCAGTTCGTATCGATTTGCATTCTCATCAATTGTTAAGGCTTTTGCGATCGCTCTAGCGGAACTAATCGATACTTCATGTTCGCCGGAACACCCACCAAATAGTAATCCTACCCGTAATTTAGTCATATTACTCAAAACACAGTTTCAAATTTCTCGAATACTATAGCAGGGAACAGGGAACACTTCGACAAGCTCAGTGCAAAGCAGGGAACAGGGAACAGGAATGAAGGAAGGTAAAGACAAGGAATGGAAATGAAAAATAGATCATTTTTTCCTAATTGCAAGAGTGCCTATTTCATATAACTTTTTGAATTTTGGGTAATTTTAAACCTTGAACAGTTCCTTGAGGTTGCATTAAGGGAAGAAACGTCTCTACGTTTTCAGCACCAGCGTTTTGTAATGCTTTTAAAAGTTGGCTGGTTTCATCCATGAATTGTTCGACGTTAATCCCGCTATAATCAGGATAATAATAGTTTAAGCGTCCCAGTCCTTCCCCCATTAAAATAACAGCCCCTTTCCAATTTTTTTGGCTTAAATGATAGAGTCCGACGGCAATTTGTAAAACGCCTTGATAAAATTTCTTTTCGGGTTCTGAGGCTTCCATCCATAAAGCTTCTAAAGTGTCATGACAAGTATAAAATTCTTGTTGGTTAAATTCTTCAACACCTTGCCAAAACGCCAGGGGAATTTCTTCTGTCATGGAATTTAATTTTTAACCTCGAATCAGAATAATAAAAATGATGAATTAACGATTAATTACCCTAATTTTTCACACCAAACCCGACACCAAAAGTCAATAATTATACCATCGTAGCGCGAACTTTTTCAATTTCTTCTAGGGAAATTGTTTGCTGATCTCCTGCAAAATCATTATCATCAGTTAGGAATAGCATACAATGACATTCTTTACGTTCTCGCATAGGAACACAGGGACAATTCCAAAATGTGCTTTTGACCTCAGCTTCTTTATCTTCATAATGACGACAAGGACAAAGAGGCGCGCCTAACTCATCTTTATGTTTTGCTAACCCTTCAATTACAACAGCAGTAACGGAGGGTTCAGCACAAAAAT is from Planktothrix sp. FACHB-1365 and encodes:
- a CDS encoding glycosyltransferase family 2 protein, which gives rise to MTSNLSKLPVSVLIPARNEQANLPACLTSVARADEIFVVDSQSSDRSVEIAENYGAKVVQFYFKGGWPKKKNWSLENLPFRNEWVLIVDCDERITPESWDEIAEVIKNPEYTGYYINRRVFFLGTWIRHGGKYPDWNLRLFQHKLGRYENLQTEDVPNTGDNEVHEHVVMSSGKVGYLKEDMLHEDFRDLFHWIERHNRYSNWEARVYYNLLTGADDSKTIGASLFGDSVKRKRFLKKIWVRLPFKPLLRFILFYFIQLGFLDGKAGYIYGRLLSQYEYQIGVKLFELRKFGGQLNVTPKPTQSPVEPSVTTH
- the hpsU gene encoding hormogonium polysaccharide biosynthesis acetyltransferase HpsU; this translates as MEKITFVDLRKYDQSDFDRGKPGWFVLFWWLIQAVTFPLTLHPLNGIRCQILRLFGAKIGQGVIIRPTARFTYPWKVTIGDYSWIGDDVVFYSLDQITIGEHCVISQKTYLCTGSHDIKTPDFQLKTAPIIIENGAWVATDCFVGPGVEIGSNAVIGARSSVFKNMPSGQVCMGSPCRPCYSRPMS
- a CDS encoding ferredoxin-thioredoxin reductase catalytic domain-containing protein; protein product: MTPETNDKLSSQKSLIAMKQFSEQYARRTGTYFCAEPSVTAVVIEGLAKHKDELGAPLCPCRHYEDKEAEVKSTFWNCPCVPMRERKECHCMLFLTDDNDFAGDQQTISLEEIEKVRATMV
- a CDS encoding glycosyltransferase family 2 protein: MSQPLISAIICTYNREQYLGLAIDSLLQQDFPEFEVIVVDNASTDGTRQVVEARLPHAKLRYIYEPITGLSVARNTGAKIAQSPILAYLDDDAIATPQWLRMLYSAYENHPKLAIAGGKVTLIWPEGITSPPWLSDNLAGNLGAYNLGEQWVDIKNPGLTPRGLNYSIRRSFLEKIGGFDINLGRVGKRLLSNEELQMTELALQDGWQVAYIPEALVAHHVAPERVNRSWFMERGWWQGISECYREQLAGRDGMIQLGRGGERILRGLYKTIKYFGNPALRFDNFVYAYGQIGYLGAAISGLVRSPSQRENQP
- a CDS encoding PAS domain S-box protein; this translates as MTPSFILSEAYPDITPPPETSKDVTMNWNGVNILDQITDGFVILDQQGYCLYLNPAATRILQLSPSTLKDQILWETLSFLATPLQQAITQQQTLTWEAFYKTQQIWLELKAYPCTEGLAVYFQEITQRKQTEEILRYSEARFRRIFECNAVGIGVWTKSGEIIEANDALLNLLGYSRGQLEAGELNWRTLTPLEYQGLDEKALAEIEISGCCQPLEKEYVHASGRRIPVLISGTAFSIELDRGIFFVLDLTQQRLSEAKWHLTEERLRVALKNSPITVFSQDQDLRYTWIYNCPKQKYPPDEDIIGLLETDLFDLHDAEKLTWIKGRVLNTGIGTREEVWVSPQGQDFCFDLTVEPLFNELEQVVGVTCAAVNITDRKQIELALHRSETLLQALLSSSPVGLAFLDHDLRYVHANEALAMIQGLPLNELIGQPLATVLPEWAAQITPILRQVIETQQPLLNQPLNLEIPHVKTFQYSLVSYYPVGLPNGEVLGVGMTVMDLTARKRAEQLEQVLAEASSVLVSSLNSRTTLMNLAQLLVPTLGDCCFFDVAGSNGSLRRLAVYHRDSSKNQHLSQRQNWVLTLHDHHPIAQVLAQGHSILLSQIDPDWIETMTTVPEQVEFLHIVAPTSWISVPLIARDRKLGAVTFCLTAQSHRHYTDADLTFAEELAYRAALALDNIQLYQQAQDANRIKDEFLAVLSHELRSPLNPILGWAKLLRSRTFDANTTDRALDTIERNAKLQAQLIEDLLDVSRILRGKMVLNVGTVSLSETVEAALDTVRLAAEAKNITLETVFSPHIGLVWGDGGRLQQVIWNLLSNAVKFTPDGGRIQVRLQQIEHQVEIQVEDNGRGINHHFLPLVFDCFRQEDSSTTRQFGGLGLGLAIVRHLCELHGGTVSVESPGEGLGTTFTVRLPLMENCCECCARVEETQATVNLEGMRILVVDDDEDMRDLIQVILEPLGAKLLTTSSAREALQVWEDFQSLMLICDIGMPGMDGYMLMHKIRQRPLEVGGQIPAIALTAYTGEFNQRRALAAGFQQHLSKPVDPEHLVKAISQLLT
- a CDS encoding D-alanine--D-alanine ligase family protein, producing the protein MTKLRVGLLFGGCSGEHEVSISSARAIAKALTIDENANRYELLPVYIQKDGVWKDREIAQQVLESGKPLLISDEAQPCDRIPRTINLSEIDVWFPILHGPNGEDGTIQGLLTLMQVPFVGSGVLGSAMGMDKIAMKMAFSQAGLPQVKYQLVMRSQIYSNPCIFPKLCDQLEAELGYPCFVKPANLGSSVGISKVRNRQELETALDNAASYDRRIIVEAGVVARELECAVLGTDYPKASVVGEITFNSDFYDYETKYTEGKADLFIPAKVSDEITQKIQEMAIQAFLAVDASGLGRVDFFYVEETGEILINEINTLPGFTATSMYPQLWAATSVPFPELVHQLIQFALERDSETKRN
- a CDS encoding DUF309 domain-containing protein produces the protein MTEEIPLAFWQGVEEFNQQEFYTCHDTLEALWMEASEPEKKFYQGVLQIAVGLYHLSQKNWKGAVILMGEGLGRLNYYYPDYSGINVEQFMDETSQLLKALQNAGAENVETFLPLMQPQGTVQGLKLPKIQKVI